CTGGGGCCGGCCACCGGCATCATCTCCTCCCTGGTGAACACCCGCGAATTGGCGCCCATCGCACTGTCACTGGCGTTCGCTACCCAGGCAGGCTGCCGGTTCACCGCGCAACTGGGCGCCATGCGTATCGCCGAGGAGATCGACGCGCTCAACGCGATCGCCATCCGGCCCATCCCGTACCTGGTGACCACCCGGCTGATGGCGGCCACCGTGGCCACCGTCCCGCTGTACGTGGCCTGCCTGGCGGTCAGCTACCTGACCACCCAGATCGTGGTCGCGGTGATCAGCGGTGGCGCCAACGGCTCCTACACGCACTACTTCACCCTGATGCTGTCCGGGCAGGACATCCTCTACTCGTTGATCAAGGCCGTGATCTTCGTGTGGATCGCCTCGACGGTGCAGTGCTACTACGGGTTCTACGCCTCCGGTGGTCCGGTGGGCGTCGGTGTTGCGGCCGGGCACGCCATGCGCGCCAGCATCACCGTGGTGATCATCGTCAACATGCTGCTCACCATGGCGCTGTGGTCGGTGGACTCCGGTGCAAGGTTCGGAGGGTAGATGTCGAGTCCCCTGGAGATCGACGGACGCGGGCCATCCAATCGCCAACTGCTGGTGTACGGCATCGTCGTCGCGCTGGCCGGCGCCCTGGTGGCAACGCTGCTGCTGATCAAGTCCACCGGCCGGATGGATCCCTACGTCAAGGTGGTCGCCGCACTGCAGAACGTCGGTGACGGTCTGCCCCAGCGCTCCGACGTGAAGTACCACGGTCTGCTGGTGGGGGTCGTCGACGGCGTCACCCCGGCCACCGACGGCCGCCCGAACTTCGTCGACATCAACCTCGATCCCACCTACGCCAAGGCGATCCCGGGCACGGTGACCGCGCGAGTGGTGCCGAGCAACGTGTTCGCGGTGTCCTCGGTGCAGCTGGTCGACAACGGACCGGGACCCGCGATCGCGGCCGGCGACGAGATCCAAGAGGACACCGAGCTGCCGACGGTGCTGTTCCAGACCACCATCAGCAAGCTGCGCGACATCCTGGCCGCCACCGGGCGCGGCCGCGAGGACGACACCGTGGGCGTGCTGGCCGCGGTGAACGCGGCCACCGAGGGCCGGCGCACCGAGCTGCTGGCCGCCGGCGCCCAGCTGAATCGGCTGATCGACGAGGTCGACTCGATCGTGGCCACCGAGCCGGGACCGAGCACCATGTCGGCGCTCATCGACGCGACCCGGGGACTGCAGACCACCGCGCCCGAGCTGGTGGACGCGCTGCACCTGGCGGTCCGGCCCATGCAGACGTTGGTGGAGCAGCGATCTGCGCTCGACGAGATGATCACCGCCGGCCTGAAGACCACCGGCACGACGCACACGGCGCTGAACAACCACACCGACCGACTGGTCACCATCACCACCGAGATGACGCCGGTGGTGGGTAACCTGGCCGATACCTCACACCACTGGCTGCCGGCGTTCCGCAAGCTCAACGGGCTGTCCGACAAGTTCCTGACCGAGGTGTGGCGGCCCGAGCGCGATGTCGGCAACATGCGGATGAACCTGTCGCTCACCCCGACCTACACCTACACCCGCGCGGACTGCCCGCAGTACGGCGAGTTGAAGGGCCCGAGCTGCTACACCGCGCCGCTGGTGGTGACCCGCCCGGCGATGCCCGATGTGCTGCTGCCGCAGAACTATCAGCCGCCCAAGGATCTGGCGCCCCCGCCGGGCACCGTGGTCGGCGAGAACGGAAACCTGGTCGCGGTGGGCCCGCCGCTGATCAACCCGAATCCGAGCCTGGCCGACCCGAATCCGCCGCTGCCGCCGGGCATGTTGCCCGCCCCGCCGGTCCCCGGCACCGCCAACTCGGCGCTGCCGCTGCTCCCGCAGGCCCCGTTCCAGTCGCCGTTGGCGCCGGTGGCGCCCAAGCCGGGTAGCCCGGCTCCGGCTCCCGCTCCGGCTCCCGCGCCGGGTCCCGCGCCCGGCCCGGCCACGCAGGGGGCCGCCGAGGCCGCGCCGGCATCGTTCGGCGGCAATGTCGGTCCGGTCGGCAGCCCGCAGGAGCGTGCGACGC
This region of Mycolicibacterium diernhoferi genomic DNA includes:
- a CDS encoding MlaD family protein, producing MSSPLEIDGRGPSNRQLLVYGIVVALAGALVATLLLIKSTGRMDPYVKVVAALQNVGDGLPQRSDVKYHGLLVGVVDGVTPATDGRPNFVDINLDPTYAKAIPGTVTARVVPSNVFAVSSVQLVDNGPGPAIAAGDEIQEDTELPTVLFQTTISKLRDILAATGRGREDDTVGVLAAVNAATEGRRTELLAAGAQLNRLIDEVDSIVATEPGPSTMSALIDATRGLQTTAPELVDALHLAVRPMQTLVEQRSALDEMITAGLKTTGTTHTALNNHTDRLVTITTEMTPVVGNLADTSHHWLPAFRKLNGLSDKFLTEVWRPERDVGNMRMNLSLTPTYTYTRADCPQYGELKGPSCYTAPLVVTRPAMPDVLLPQNYQPPKDLAPPPGTVVGENGNLVAVGPPLINPNPSLADPNPPLPPGMLPAPPVPGTANSALPLLPQAPFQSPLAPVAPKPGSPAPAPAPAPAPGPAPGPATQGAAEAAPASFGGNVGPVGSPQERATLSAITGQPASTATQLLLGPVARGMTVSFTGGEEPR
- a CDS encoding MlaE family ABC transporter permease; its protein translation is MAATTYVPKALAPWVSLGRRLAMPFARLGHMVVFFVRAIAAIPLVLRQYRKEFIRLLSDVTWGNGSLVVGGGTVGVAVVLGITVGALVGIEGYNFLDLLGLGPATGIISSLVNTRELAPIALSLAFATQAGCRFTAQLGAMRIAEEIDALNAIAIRPIPYLVTTRLMAATVATVPLYVACLAVSYLTTQIVVAVISGGANGSYTHYFTLMLSGQDILYSLIKAVIFVWIASTVQCYYGFYASGGPVGVGVAAGHAMRASITVVIIVNMLLTMALWSVDSGARFGG